ttaaaaaatattattttaatatatttttaaataaaaaactccgGTGGTTAAATAATCTGCAGGTTGCAGAAGTTCAACTTCATAGTATCTTCATCAGCTGGACAGTGCACAGCTAGAGACAGCTGCACACTGTTCCAGACCGAGTACAGCCACCATACAAGGTTTGCTGATCCATATCGAAAAGGACCAGAGTTTGACTAGATGAATTGATAAGCTACTAAAAGCCATGACCAGGATTGGTGGAAAAAGAAACACTCAAAacatcattgaattgtggaatagaaagcaaattgattACTCTGCTGTAACTCATCAATGGAGACAATTGTACAGGGTTAAACAAGAACTTCCTAAGAAAAACATTGACCACAATGTCCCGGAAAAGAGGGGGAGCGGCAAGAgtccttgattctcattttcattcttcaaaTGAAGACTGAAATCACAAATTCTTCTCTAAAGAAGAAACCGCTTGAACCTCATAACGAGGTTGGGTTTAAGATGGTAAGGTTCCTGGGGTTGTGCAGCTCCCATAAGGGTTTCTTCTCCAAGTCCATCGCTTAGCAACTCACCTGATAATTGGACGAAAAATTGTACGTAGATTTTGTTAGAAGTCAAAATCTTCAGCCTTAACCCtacctcaaaccagaaccagaaGAAGGGTTGGTATCAAAACCCCCAGGGACAAACACGGGAAGCTGGTTTGATATTGAATCTCTTTTGAATCTAGACTCTCGAGGTAAATTCAATGCAAACCGCTGTTGGCCCTCTCTCAAACCTGAGCTTCCTTCATTTCTCACACTATCCCTAACAGGGACACTCAAAAGTGGACCTCCAAAGAAAATGGAGTCCCCTGTGTACAGGAGCTTCTCAGATGACTGAGCAGGAGCTTTAGCTGATGATGATGACTGTTGTGGTGGTATTGCTGGCTTTCGACCATCATTGCTTGTTTCTGCATTGGATTTTGGCAATACTGTTTGTGTAGCTGTTCTATTCCGAGCTTCAGAAGCTGACACAGGAACTGATACATACCTACCAGCCTCTTGGTCCCAAACAACAGACGTCCTTTTGACATCTCTAAGAAGAGAAGCAGCTGGAGCTGAAAGAAGCAATGGATCAGTACTACTTCCCTTCTGCGTGATTTTTTCATCAAATCCTGATGCAGTATGGGATAATGGGTTGTTGGCAGTAGGTAAAGGAGCCTTAGAAGTTACAGGATGATCAGGAACAAGGCCAGGGGCTGAGGTTACAGCATTAAAACGACCTAGACCTTGAGTTTGTGGTAGAGGACTAAGCATGACTGATTCTTGAACATGGCTTGGGCTGCTGAAGCTACTAACACTTTGAGTCCCGGTTTCATACTCGTCCCGGCTTCCTTGACTTGGAGCAAAAGAGTTTCCTAGTGCTGTTAGTCTCAGCTCATTCTTGATCTCTTTGTTTGTCCCCATATCAGAGCTCACACTACTTCTGACACTCATATTGCCACTGGAGCTACATTCAGTATCGGGTAAACGGCGATTATCAACTGGCTTTAGAACAGAGGAAGATGCCCTGGCCTTTGCTGCTGCTCTCATAGCCTCGGTGGAATCTAACTTCGCAAGTTTCCAAGCACTAATTCGAACTGGCCGTTTGGGTACCTTGCTACCTCTTTCTGCAGCTCCAGCAGCATCTGGGTCAACAGTTGATGGGACCATCCCAGGCTCCAGGTGAGGTATGACTTCATCCTGATGCAgccaaaaacacaaacaatttcCATAAAGACCCATAAAAGTTAAGACCTTGTCCAAAATAATTTGTAACATTTGTTCACAGTTTGTTAAAAATTCTATATAAATCTtgagaaaataactaaaacataGGATAAGATCCAAGGGCAAGAAGTTCCTATTAAGAGTGAATTGAGACAAAAATGTCATGTGAGAAAACTGGCAAGGAACAGACTCAGAAGTCTCTGCAGGATTCTTAGCTGGGATCAGCACAGTCGTCCTCGATGACACAACTGAAATGATGGCAAACACAAGAGTCTAATACCTGATAATCCACAAATACCCGAGGAGGGGTGCACCATGCTCCCTTGTACTGCAGGCCAAGAGAACTTCCACCACTGAAGCCAGTTGTGGCAGATCCTGATGGAGAGTATACTAAGTTTGGCATTTCCTCATACTCAGATGCTCCAGCAGGTGCCTCACTCATTGCTCTCATGGCCACAACATACTCATACGTGGTAATACCCTAATTCAACATaacagaaacaaataaaaacttttatattGCTGAAATTGCCCAAATATGGTTCTGAATTTCAGATTCTAACTTCTCCTCGTCCGTTTTTAAAGCAATCAACAAGAGTACTAGAAAACTGAAAGTAGTTTCTAGTCTATCAGTCACTAACCTTTCTGATCAATATCAtgtggaaaaagaaaagttcaCTGAGAGGTACACAAGCCAGGATAGAAACTATAGTGCATACAGCCTGCACAAATTGAGACCCAGCATCAACAAtagaaatttgataaatttgagATTAGTGATAAGTAACAAGCTTTGATCCAAGGTTATTGTGCACGTACCACAACTGTTGCAAAAGGAGCTATAGAGAAACCATTTCCAAGTGTCTCGACAATTTCAATCTTCATGCTTTGCTTGTTAACAAAACAACGTACAAAGACAGCAATACCAACTCCAGCTTCGAGTACAAGCTGAGCCACACACAAGCAAAAATGTTACCATTGGGAAAACATTTTCAGAAAGAATAATTGTCAGGATTACCACATATATCCAAATGAAACAACTAGCAGCTAGAATATGAGATATAAAGATCACATATAATATAAGTTAAGAGAGAGTAGCACATACCCAAGCAAGACTAGTAACCATTAGAGAAATAAAAGTCACATAGTTTTTATACCCCACACAATTGTTAAGCCACTGCAGCCACACCATAGATTCAGTTAGTTTTTACGAAATCATATTTTGTCAACTTCAAAACCAGTTTAGTTTGGGAAATACAAGATGTGTGCCTGCAAAGAGCACTAGAAACAACATGAAAGTATACCCGGCAATGGTGATCAAAACCATCAACACATTTATCACAACTTCGACAGTGTTTGCTGAACTTGCGTACCTGCAATTTAAAGATTTCATAGTTAATAATAGGGACAGCCAGCGTAAATTCTTTAAAGCTGTCATTGGCAGCATGTGGCCAACCACTGGAGATACTTTACAGGGCGATAAATTAGCAGAATTATTTGGAGACAATACTGTGTTGCATGTATTGAGTGCATTTAATCATTGAGATGATGTACAGCTAACTCAATAGACTGATAAATAGAGCCCCACAACCAAAAAGGGAAAATAATGAcgataaacaaaataagaagtgCCCCACTTTTTACAGTACAATACCTCAGCATTGCACAATGTACAGAACAAAGCATCTTCACCATTGCCCTGTTGGTCAGCTATCTCTCCATGTTTGCGGCAATCTTCATGAACAAAAGGTGCACAGAAGATTAAACCGATGTTATGGGAAGGTTTTCTGGTTGGAGATTGCACAGCAGTCTCGACTCTCTCAACTTCCCCCACTGACCCTTTCTTACTAGAGTTTGCTGGACCTATAGAACTTCTGGAGGGTGATGAAAACGAAGAATGCATAGCACTTCCAGTTTGATCAAATTTTCTAGGCAGATCCTTCACTGAAAACCCATGTTTCGCATTGAGTTTATTTGCTACATTGGAATTGAATTTAGACATGATGCCAGGATCTGCAGGGTTAATTGCGGTACACCGAACATATAGAATAAAGACAAGAAGTACCTGCAATGCCACAACAGGAATCAAGAAAACAACATCAGTCATAAAGGTTACTCTTAGTCTTACACATGTTAATTCTTTAAAGAACAGCACTTAGCACAGCAAGAAGACTAAACTGATCCATGACATTTGATGCAGAACACGTCCATGGTAAAGCAACCAAAATAGACTTTCATTCATTAAAATGTTACCAATTTTTTTCGTCTATGACACAAATTTCTGTGGAATATATAAGGGAAACAAACTTAAACTCAATACACAGAAATGACAAGAATTCACATACCACTGGAGTGTAAGTCCCAAGAAGCACATACTCCCAGATTTTGCCTCCAAGGAAAGGAGCAAAGAAAGCATAAAATGCAATCACTAGTAAGCAGAAGACAGTGATTGCAACAACCTATCAAGACAAATCACCAAAGTTTAGCGCAGAaattagcattaaaaaaaaaacccataaaaacacTCATAAATTCAGTAACTACGAAATGCCAAATCCAATTTCGCATGCCCGCATAAAAAAGATGAATTCTTTAGCGCTTTTTAGAGAACTCCAGAAGAGAAGATCAGTTTTTAGCAAAGCGAAGCAAGCCTGATTAAGTAAGAAGAAAGAACgataattgagaaaaaaaatctcaaagtcTCAAAAGAGAAGGTTTTTACGGTCATACCTGAAAGGTATGAGCTGGTAGTTGCCATCCATGTTTCCTCACCATAACTGCAAAATCCAAACCCCAAAACAGGCCAAAACCCTAAACACACCCAAAAAAACTCTAgctagaaagagaaaataacccaaaaagaaaagaactttcCTCTCAACCACAGTAATCCAAACACCAAAATCAACGCAAACCCTTTTAAAACCAAAGAAAGAGAGTAAAGTTCAATTGGGTTTAGGCCTTGCAACTATTATTAactaaaatgaagaagaaagagaagaaaagagctAAAGTgggaaagaaaagtgaaaagaaaagaacaaaatgagAGGCACTGAGACTGAAAAAGAAGGCAGGGAAGCAGAAGCACTTACAAAGAGTACacggagaaaaagaagaagatgtgaAGACAAGAAGTGGAACTATTagaagaaaaacacaaactGACAAAAGCTAACAAAAGCGTTGACAGACACCAGACATCGAAAATCCATCTATCTCTGTGTGTGTATGAATATTTTCATGTCATCTATATAGTTGTTATCTgcctaataattattattttctttgctaATTTGGTgcctaaaatcatttttttaataataattagtgcctaatttttcattgaaatgTTTCTATCTagattttttggaatttttttgtgttttttttttcccttacagACTAGTAGTATCATCAAATTGGATTCTTTGGATTCAATTCATCTCGTCAATCTAACTAGTAAAAAGCCtccaatttttaatataattaaatgagtttTAAAATGAGAGAATTAAAGAAGTGAGATGTGACTTCTATTTAATATGTCATTGATGACTTAAGTGATACACATtaccttaaaatattttttaaaaagcgtGCTTGTTATGTTATAATGTTTGTATGTCAAATCTGATTGGTGAGTTGAATCGGTGATCCATTCTCTATTCACTTGGGATATTGTTTGGGCTGTCTTTTATGTTAGATTAGGTGAGAGTTGGTTTAGTTAATTCATAGCTTGATTCACGGATCAAAATCTAAATGAAAtttgattagatttttttaaaaaatacattaatttttttctaaaaaatattaatttttttaaatattattttaaattgatttgaatcaaGACAAATTAatccttttaatatataatcTAGATCTCGAGACGCATCATAAATAATATAGAATTTTATAActatacaaataaaattcaaaaagaaattttttaatatttattaaatctcaattttttttaaaaaaaatgaatcaataCAATCATTGGCAAAGTTTAattaagacattttttttttattcgaggaaACCCTACCCCCTGGAAAACGTACTTTGTGGGCTCAGATGAGTGAATAAAACTCCAGCTGTTCCAAGCTCTTACAAGAGATGCATGTTCtgattcatttaattaaaacctATTAAgcaataattgaatttaaatatgtgtttggGGTAATAGTCCAATcattgtttcataaaaaaataattttttttgttttaattttttttgttttaattttttttgttcattttaatatatttatatatataataaattttaaaacataataataaaatattattttaatatccttACAAGcaataaaatagtttaaaaatttaaatatcatatGCATGTGTGTTCAAAATTTTCTTGCCTGAAATACATGTGTGCATGTTGTTGTGGTGGTAtgttaatagttatttttaaaaatattgttttatttaaaaatatattaaaataattatttttaatattaatataaaatataatactaGGAAGAAGGTAAGCAATGGTCTGTTGATGTTGGAGGGGGTATGGTAGGGTCCATTGAAATTATTGTCTCTCACTCCATTTCGACGTCGTTTTCAGCTTTATGATGATGGCATTTATAAGTGTGAAGGAGACAGCCCCGTCCTCCGAGGCTGGTCGGGGctgacctctctctctctagcccATGTTCTGGTTCATATTAATGGTCGGCCCTCTACTCCAAACTATTCTTATTTATGCGTGTCCTTTTCTCCCCCCTGGGGGATCCGATGTTGTTATAGAATTTTGAGAATTTATGTTACATAGAAATTCAttaaggtcttttttttttaccaaaaataaaatattttttatgaaaataatatttattttctaacacataaaagcttactttttaaattgattttaaactatttttcattaatcaacTTTAACTTTAATGAGGTTCATGAtttgaaaagtaataaaaattatttcatgaaacaaataaaatttaaagtttactATGGTTAAATGAGTGTATTTCCCATATTTATATCCTAAAATTTAGGTTGCCGATTAATGGAGTAAATTCATGTATtagtaaaaacaatattgttttagataaaaaaaactaaaataatcatgatttaaatcaaattcaaaattaacaagTTTTTAGATTGATCCTTTGAgtttaattatcattttgtaTTAGGAACTTAAAGCTCgaacaaattttataaatattttaatttagaatgTGAATAACTGAAAATAGGATTAGAAATGTGAATTAAATATTAACTTTAATTTCTAAAcacagtattttatttttaaagatatttttagaaaatttttgaaagcaaaagacattttttattttgaaaatctttgatgttttgatgaaaactgggtattttaatatcagatttgtatctttacaatataaaaatacaaatcgaCATTGATCAAgatacagtaataaaattacaaacacTATGAAAATATTTGGAAGTAtaattgcaattattttttaaagtgttttttatattgaaatatattaaaataatatatattttttattttttataaattatttttaatattaatgtatcaaaagtgatttaaaatacataaaaaaattaatttttaataaaacaaattaaaattttaaagatcgTGGTTTGCACCTTTCCAGTACTCTATAACGATAATCCATGcactgatttttctttaattaactcGTACACCTACTTTACCGAACAAGGATCATGGACGACAGCAAACGCAGAAAGTACCAAATCAACGCTTCACACGCGCCATATCTGTAGCCATCAATTCTTGATAGAGAATAAACTACATCTTAACTCCTGCAAGTTGGAAACTATAACAATCTGATCCTCAACAATTAAAAGGTTCCAAAATCAACCTGAAAGTCTTAATTTAGGcccaaaaaagattaaaagaattaaattgatattttttaattttttatattactataaTTAAGGGTTATATATAACTTAAAGATCGATACCATGGTCAATCAATAAATTAGTTATAGATCATGTCGACCCAATCTAaaccattttaaattattatagatTCCGGTCATTctagattttaaattgatataattgaatttataaccttatttttatctctcacttttatatttggttgatatctttagaaatattttatttttacaacttttttttattcattatcgGAAACTCATATTTACAATAAAAGTCTACCAAAATTACGAGGAGCTCAAAAATAccccaaaaaaaagaaattaaaaaaatttaacatggaAAAGGACCGCATTGAAACTTCTTGGAAACTCTAAAGTTGATATtgaaaaatttaatctaaagaAGTTGATGCTAAACGTTATCAAAATCACCTACAAATACAGTCTATGTTAATAAAGGGACCAAAATCACCCTCACACGAGTGCTTGCACACGCGCGATCGCTGTATCTCACTCGCGATTGAGAAACAGAGCGAACAAAGCGAgagtgaaaaaaattagaaacccTAGAAACAAGAGAATCGAAATTGAGGAAAGATTTCTTTCAACCTCCCACTCGCTCACATCGCTCGCGTGAGCTTTCACTTTGCAACTTCACAGATCGAACCCAACTCACAGACAAAGAGAAGAAGCTCTACAGGTACGtataaagcttctttttttctcttttttgcgtgctttaattatattttaatcttatttttagtgACGGGTTTCggcttttgatttgatttttttgaaaaactctGTGTTTTGGTTGATGGGTTTTTCTGGATGTCGTAGAGTTTGAGTCTTTGATGTGTTTGGTTTTTAAGGCTGTGATTTTGTTGGGGGTGTTTGAAGGACCTACTCTTGTCTGAAGTTGAGGTGAAGGAAAGGAAATAGAAAATGGATTGTTGTGTTAAGGTTAGAATTTGTTCTGCTTAAGGAGAAATTGAGAAAGTTTGAGGCGGTTCTTGCTGTTTGTTTAGAGTTTGTTGGAGCTTTTTCATGAGGCTGGGAGGTGTTTTTGAGctataatttgttgaatttagtGCTTAAATTGACTGAATTATATGCGCTTTGGGTTTATTTTGGTTAGAACATGGTTATTGCTTGGGCACCTGCCAAGATTAGATGAATAAAAGAGCTGTTGCTGAATTATGGTGACTTTAAAGTGGAGATATGGAGGAAGTGGATTTGGAGAAACTTTATTTATCGACCAAGTGATTTTAAGACTAGAAGTTGCATCTTTTTTATGGCAAACTCAAGAGTTTTACCACTGCACAGAAGATATGGCcataaaagattaaaactgTGTCAAGAAAGTTTCTTAAACATTATGTGGCAATTAGGAAGACATGAAGCAAACAGTAGTGTGATGGCATAGGTGACAAACTACGCTGTTGCTGTCTATGCATGCATAGGttaattttatggtgttttgaatgtcaattttttatgttaggtGGTGT
The Populus nigra chromosome 3, ddPopNigr1.1, whole genome shotgun sequence genome window above contains:
- the LOC133689874 gene encoding probable protein S-acyltransferase 19 — encoded protein: MVRKHGWQLPAHTFQVVAITVFCLLVIAFYAFFAPFLGGKIWEYVLLGTYTPVVLLVFILYVRCTAINPADPGIMSKFNSNVANKLNAKHGFSVKDLPRKFDQTGSAMHSSFSSPSRSSIGPANSSKKGSVGEVERVETAVQSPTRKPSHNIGLIFCAPFVHEDCRKHGEIADQQGNGEDALFCTLCNAEVRKFSKHCRSCDKCVDGFDHHCRWLNNCVGYKNYVTFISLMVTSLAWLVLEAGVGIAVFVRCFVNKQSMKIEIVETLGNGFSIAPFATVVAVCTIVSILACVPLSELFFFHMILIRKGITTYEYVVAMRAMSEAPAGASEYEEMPNLVYSPSGSATTGFSGGSSLGLQYKGAWCTPPRVFVDYQDEVIPHLEPGMVPSTVDPDAAGAAERGSKVPKRPVRISAWKLAKLDSTEAMRAAAKARASSSVLKPVDNRRLPDTECSSSGNMSVRSSVSSDMGTNKEIKNELRLTALGNSFAPSQGSRDEYETGTQSVSSFSSPSHVQESVMLSPLPQTQGLGRFNAVTSAPGLVPDHPVTSKAPLPTANNPLSHTASGFDEKITQKGSSTDPLLLSAPAASLLRDVKRTSVVWDQEAGRYVSVPVSASEARNRTATQTVLPKSNAETSNDGRKPAIPPQQSSSSAKAPAQSSEKLLYTGDSIFFGGPLLSVPVRDSVRNEGSSGLREGQQRFALNLPRESRFKRDSISNQLPVFVPGGFDTNPSSGSGLR